The following nucleotide sequence is from Pochonia chlamydosporia 170 chromosome 4, whole genome shotgun sequence.
TAAGAACTTTAAATCTGCAGCTCAACGACATAATAACTCAAACACTTTTCTCCACGAAAACCAAGGGTATAGTCTCCACTATATTGTCATCCCGGAAACTTTGGTTGAGGATGCACACCAATATAAGGCATGAGTTACAACGCCACAGTCTGAAAGCGTCTCGACCGGCGACGCGCATGTCAACTCAGTTGACTCTGCTGACTGCAGATATCGCATCCTTACTCCAACGACGCATAGCCAAACGGACCCAGATCGCCGAATGTCATGGCGACGGACCGGAGCGGTGCGGCGAACGGCATCACGCCGCAAAGAGTTATTCTCATCACTGGTATGTTGAATGCTACCATCTCATATGAGAAGTTCACGTAGCACCCTGAGGGCCACATTCGTACCCTTACTTCTGACACATCGCAGGCGCAAACTCTGGGATCGGCTATGACCTGACAGCGGCGCTGGCCGCCTCCCCCGGAAACCATGTCATCATGGGATGTCGCAATTATGAGCGTGCCGCCAGAGTCCTACAGCAGCTTCATATACTAGGCCACGCGGGAACCCTCAGCCTACTCGAGGTAGACATCACAGACGACCAAAGCATCAGCCAGGCGGTGGAAAAGCTCACCGCGGATTTCGGTGTCATTGACGTCCTGGTCAATAATGCGGGAATAGTGATGCGTAACTTTCCAGATCGACGGTCTGAAATCCTGGATACGATGAACACCAATTCTGTTGGTCACCTGGTACTCACGGAAGCTTTGGCGCCGCTTCTTCAGCAATCAGCGGATCCTCGAATCATCAATGTGTCATCTGGACTGGGTTCTATCAATGGCCGACTAGACCCGAATGATCCGACATACGGCATTAATTCAGACGCGTACAGAATGTCAAAGGCGGCGCTCAACATGGCCACGGCGTGCATGTATGCAAATTACAAGGTGTGGGGGGCGAAGGTTTGGGCATATTGTCCTGGGTATGCGATTACGAATTTGACGGGAGAGGGAGATAgagggaggagggaggaAACTGGGGCTGTGAGTTCGTCTGTAAGTGCTGCAGGCATTGTTGACATTGTGGATGGGAAGAAGGATAGTCATGTTGGGCGTTTTTTGCAAGTCGGCGGTAGGATATTACCGTGGTAGGAGTCACTTGGCTTCTGGTATCTTGAGAGATTGGGAATGCATTCATGTTACTGCTCTGGGTCTTAGATTATTTGTGCAAATTGTATTggagtgaagatgaggtcTAAGAGTTTCTTACCGCAGGGTATACATATTTGATCTATAATAATTATGACTATGGCACAATCTAGTATTTCGGAAACATTAAAATGATACTTCTAGTTAGCATTCGCTCGAATGTCAATCTTTCCTCGATCCTTTTCTATTTCAGCCGCCatctttctcttcaaagGCGGCAGATTGTTCACCAGCCTCATACCACcacgcatcatcatcaaggcAAATGACCCCCTAATACCTGGTTTATACACCGCATCGTCTTTATTAAACCTCTCCAGTGACTTTTCAACTCTATCCCAAGCATACGAATGCATGTTCTTTTCATAATCAGCAACCGCACCTACAATATCCATCTTCCCATTAGCAACTTGTACCAGATTATGCGCAAGGATCTTGGCATCAAGCAACGCAGTATtagcaccaacaccaagtcctGGAGTCATGGTATGAATGGCATCACCAATCAGGGTGACATTGGTGCTCGTCCATGGCCGTAAGCGCTCTGTGGTACGGATGTTGATAGGGAAACTGGTAGTTGGGTCCGACATTTCCACCAACTTCTGGAGGTTTGGGTGCCATGAAGTGGTGCGCTCCTTGAGCAACTTGTGCAGCGTTGGGCCATCCAGGGACATGATGTTGTCTGGGAGAGATTGCTCGTGTGCTCCAAATCCTAAAAGGATGTAATCTCTTGtgttgtcaaagttggaGCCTGGCCACTGCTTAAGGAGCTGTTCGTCATTGCCCCCAATGTTGTTCTTGAGATTGCCGTCGTGATCCCACGGGAACTCCATGCAGTGGATGATGCAGCTATCTCCCAGCGGAGCATTGATCATAGTTACACCTCTGAGTGCCTTTGGAGGTAGGAGACTCTTGGTTTCTTCGTTCAGTGCAACCTTGGCTGTAATTCCATACAGCCCCGAGTCCTTGAGCACGGCGTGAGGCAGATATTGTCGTCGAGTTGGGGAGTTTGTTCCTTCGGCCCCAACCAACAGATCGCCTGTAGCGCTACTCCCATCCTTAAATAAAGCAGTAACTGTACCATCTTCGTTGGAAGTATAATGCGTTAGTTGCTTATCGAACTGGACAACGTCTTCTAGTCCTGTAAGAAGAACCTGTCGTAGAGTCATGCGACTGACAGACCGTTCcgcgccaacaccatcatcggaTACCCTGCTGAATCCCTCAATACTGAGAAGCTCTTGGTATTGCTCAGTGATCATAGTGAAGTTATCTGGCGGAATGGCAGTTGTGCTGGCAAATATTTGGAACAAATCATCTGGGATGCAGGCGGCGAGGCATCTCGAGCCTTCAGGTGATATGCCCACACGATAGCCAAAAAGGCCATCGGTGCGAGTACGATAACGCTCGTAAACAGCAAGCGTGATGTCTGCTTTCGATTTTTTTAGTGCATGAGCCAAGGCAAGGCCGCCTGTGCCTCCaccgatgatgaggatatgcTTGGGCATTTGCTCGTCGGATTGAACGTCGTATGCTAAGGGCTTCTTGGTTCGGCAGCTAGTAAATGTGAGAACAAATTTACCTGAATAATCTAAAGAGGGTTATGATCTTGTCGGACCATATTCCATTATATAGCTGATGAAACCTGCCCTGAAAAACAAGACGAGTTCGGCAAAGGGACAATTCGGCCTGCGAAGTCTCATTCATTTCGACGGCTGGGAACCGATCGCAAATCTAACCAAATCGGGTAAAagtgtcaactggtgtttCTTGAAGATCCACAAATGTCGATTTGTCGCGGCATCTCCAGTCGCCAAGACTTTTTGCTATGAACCTGAGAATGGGCGCACCATCTTTGCCTGCCATGAGTCAACTTGACTCGCCTTGTCAGGTTCAGCCTTAAATGATGCAGTCCGTCAGT
It contains:
- a CDS encoding short chain dehydrogenase (similar to Metarhizium acridum CQMa 102 XP_007807754.1); translation: MATDRSGAANGITPQRVILITGANSGIGYDLTAALAASPGNHVIMGCRNYERAARVLQQLHILGHAGTLSLLEVDITDDQSISQAVEKLTADFGVIDVLVNNAGIVMRNFPDRRSEILDTMNTNSVGHLVLTEALAPLLQQSADPRIINVSSGLGSINGRLDPNDPTYGINSDAYRMSKAALNMATACMYANYKVWGAKVWAYCPGYAITNLTGEGDRGRREETGAVSSSVSAAGIVDIVDGKKDSHVGRFLQVGGRILPW
- a CDS encoding FAD-dependent monooxygenase (similar to Cordyceps militaris CM01 XP_006666779.1), with product MPKHILIIGGGTGGLALAHALKKSKADITLAVYERYRTRTDGLFGYRVGISPEGSRCLAACIPDDLFQIFASTTAIPPDNFTMITEQYQELLSIEGFSRVSDDGVGAERSVSRMTLRQVLLTGLEDVVQFDKQLTHYTSNEDGTVTALFKDGSSATGDLLVGAEGTNSPTRRQYLPHAVLKDSGLYGITAKVALNEETKSLLPPKALRGVTMINAPLGDSCIIHCMEFPWDHDGNLKNNIGGNDEQLLKQWPGSNFDNTRDYILLGFGAHEQSLPDNIMSLDGPTLHKLLKERTTSWHPNLQKLVEMSDPTTSFPINIRTTERLRPWTSTNVTLIGDAIHTMTPGLGVGANTALLDAKILAHNLVQVANGKMDIVGAVADYEKNMHSYAWDRVEKSLERFNKDDAVYKPGIRGSFALMMMRGGMRLVNNLPPLKRKMAAEIEKDRGKIDIRANAN